The Vigna unguiculata cultivar IT97K-499-35 chromosome 6, ASM411807v1, whole genome shotgun sequence genome contains a region encoding:
- the LOC114186981 gene encoding chitin elicitor receptor kinase 1-like isoform X2, whose protein sequence is MTTHSTTKPKPHHLFLLLIQLLISTGVKGGCDSGCDLALASYYIAEGRNLTFISNLFGKPTSEILKYNPSVKDPNVIESQTRINVPFSCECLNGEFWGHTFLYRIQHGDTYKVIANTSFSNLTTEDWVSRVNSYPSTQIPDNVNVNVTINCSCGNRHVSKHYGLFLTYPLRLGDDLQGVAAESGVPAELLVRYNPTSDFSSGNGLVFVPAKDENGNFPPMKLRSGISGGAIAGIAVAGASVVLVLALVLYVGLHRRRKVAEVSLLTLPGASEDQCSPLYHGLGNSLDKASESSVVASPRMTGITVDKSVEFSYGELDKATDGFSVANIIGQGGFGSVYYAQLRNEKAAIKKMDMQASNEFLAELKVLTHVHHLNLVRLIGYCVEGSLFLVYEYIENGNLSQHLRGSGRDSLTWGARVQIALDAARGLEYIHEHTVPVYIHRDIKSANILIDKNFRAKVADFGLTKLTEYGSSSLHTRLVGTFGYMPPEYAQYGDVSSKVDVYAFGVVLYELISGKEAIVKTNDPEGESKGLVALFEEVLGLSDPKEDLRQLVDPRLGDNYPLDSVFKVSQLAKACTHENPQLRPSMRSIVVALMTLSSATEDWDVGSFYENQALVHLMSGR, encoded by the exons ATGACCACACATTCGACAACAAAACCAAAGCCACACCATCTTTTCCTTCTCTTAATTCAGTTGTTAATTTCCACTGGAGTGAAAGGTGGCTGTGATTCTGGTTGCGACCTTGCTCTAGCTTCCTACTACATAGCGGAGGGCCGGAACCTCACATTCATTAGCAATCTTTTCGGAAAGCCCACATCGGAGATTCTCAAGTACAACCCAAGCGTGAAAGACCCCAACGTCATTGAAAGCCAAACGCGGATCAACGTGCCGTTCTCGTGTGAGTGCTTAAACGGGGAGTTTTGGGGGCACACTTTCTTGTACCGGATCCAACACGGCGACACCTACAAGGTTATTGCGAATACCAGTTTCTCCAACCTCACCACCGAGGATTGGGTGAGTAGGGTCAACAGTTACCCGTCCACTCAGATTCCCGACAACGTTAACGTCAACGTTACCATCAACTGCTCCTGCGGAAACCGACACGTGTCCAAGCATTATGGGCTGTTTCTGACTTACCCGCTTCGGCTGGGTGATGACTTGCAAGGGGTTGCGGCGGAATCCGGTGTGCCGGCGGAGCTGCTGGTACGCTACAACCCCACCTCCGATTTCAGTTCTGGGAATGGACTTGTCTTCGTGCCGGCTAAAG ATGAAAATGGAAACTTTCCACCTATGAAGCTGAG ATCAG GAATATCTGGTGGAGCCATTGCTGGCATAGCCGTTGCAGGAGCTTCTGTGGTCTTAGTTTTGGCACTTGTTCTATATGTTGGACTAcacagaagaagaaaagtgGCTGAGGTATCCCTTCTCACACTCCCAGGAGCATCTGAAGATCAGTGTAGTCCACTCTATCATG GTTTGGGAAACAGCTTGGACAAGGCATCGGAATCTTCGGTTGTTGCTTCTCCAAGGATGACAGGGATTACAGTGGACAAGTCAGTGGAGTTCTCATATGGGGAGCTAGACAAGGCCACTGATGGCTTTAGTGTGGCTAATATAATTGGTCAAGGAGGCTTTGGATCTGTTTACTATGCTCAGCTTCGGAATGAG AAAGCTGCAATTAAAAAGATGGATATGCAAGCATCAAATGAATTCCTAGCAGAACTCAAGGTTCTAACTCATGTCCATCACTTGAACCTG GTGCGGTTAATAGGATATTGTGTTGAGGGCTCCTTGTTTCTGGTTTATGAGTATATTGAGAACGGCAATTTAAGCCAACATTTGCGAGGCTCAG GGAGGGATTCGTTAACATGGGGAGCTAGAGTGCAAATTGCTCTTGATGCAGCAAGAGGATTGGAATACATCCATGAGCATACAGTTCCTGTCTACATCCATAGAGATATTAAATCAGCAAACATCTTGATAGACAAAAACTTTCGTGCAAAG GTTGCAGATTTTGGTCTCACAAAATTGACTGAGTATGGTAGTTCTTCATTACACACGCGTCTTGTGGGTACCTTTGGTTATATGCCTCCAGA ATATGCACAATATGGTGATGTTTCCTCGAAAGTAGATGTATATGCTTTTGGAGTTGTTCTGTATGAACTCATATCAGGCAAGGAAGCTATTGTCAAGACAAACGATCCTGAGGGTGAATCAAAAGGACTAGTCGCCTTG TTTGAAGAAGTTCTTGGTCTGTCAGATCCAAAAGAAGATCTTCGTCAACTTGTTGACCCTAGACTTGGTGACAACTACCCTCTTGACTCTGTATTCAAG GTGTCTCAGCTTGCGAAAGCATGTACACATGAAAACCCTCAACTTAGGCCAAGCATGAGATCAATTGTTGTTGCGTTAATGACACTTTCGTCTGCAACTGAGGATTGGGATGTTGGTTCCTTCTATGAAAACCAAGCTTTAGTGCACCTTATGTCTGGAAGGTAG
- the LOC114188594 gene encoding lysine-specific demethylase JMJ25-like produces MKQKKSKDHTDYKTKFSSPAKSSGIRKRSNEQYLSKCPKSGENGEAPIVLEELSNRYTDNLIGKIPRCSRGFGSSKRRKDAETTSKKCHQCRKKERAVFTLLQNITISHFTHRYPNLTVSDISHECPFCRNNCNCSVCLRSRGTIKTSNSSITDEERVQHLQYMINLLIPFIQHICEEQSQELEIEAKIQGKSSSEIEIPQTSCENERIYCDHCATSFTDLYRSCPECSFEICLNCCKEIRNGSISPRCNMKFQYVNKGCDYMHGGDPLPVSSDFGTLRGHSKIFSKWEANSDGGIRCAPKEMGGCGGHVMELRRIFLNGWISDLEAKARNMVKGFSKTEQTVLQKEAISSCNSKIRAAFRDGTSDNNLYCPLSSDLINEGLLLFQKHWTQGEPIIVRDVLKQGTGLSWEPMVTLRALCENGVPGISSNTTELKAIDCLSCCEVEINTRTFFKGYTQGRAYANLWPEMLKLKDWPPSDKFDDLLPRHCDEFIRCLPFQEYCDPQNGILNLAVKLPSHVLKPDLGPKTYIAYGIKEELGRGDSVTKLHCDMSDAVNILIHTTEVTLSDEQHSAIPKLKKAHIAQDEKEGRARGRVDEFLNEGLCKDNREEYKSSVSKETGGALWDIFRREDTEKLEAYLRKHSKEFRHTYCSPVEEVVHPIHDQCFYLTLEHKKNLKKEFGVEPWTFEQQLGEAVFIPAGCAHQVRNLKSCTKVAVDFVSPENVHMCLHLTEEFRRLPKNHKAREDKLEIQKMIVYAVDSAVKELETLRS; encoded by the exons atgaaacaaaagaaGTCAAAGGATCATACTGATTATAAGACCAAGTTCTCAAGTCCTGCAAAATCCTCTGGAATTCGAAAGAGATCGAATGAGCAATACTTATCTAAGTGTCCAAAATCAGGAGAAAATGGAGAAGCTCCTATTGTACTAGAAGAACTGTCAAACCGATATACTGATAACCTTATTGGAAAAATACCAAGATGCTCAAGAGGTTTTGGAAGTTCAAAACGGAGAAAG GATGCAGAGACAACTTCTAAAAAGTGTCATCAGTGTAGGAAAAAGGAAAGAGCAGTATTC ACACTATtgcaaaatataacaatttctCATTTTACACATAGGTATCCAAATCTTACAGTATCAGACATTTCACACGAGTGTCCCTTTTGCCGAAACAATTGCAATTGCAGTGTTTGCTTGCGCTCAAGAGGAACGATTAAG ACATCTAACAGCAGCATCACAGACGAAGAAAGGGTTCAACATCTCCAATACATGATTAACTTACTCATTCCATTTATACAACACATTTGTGAAGAACAAAGTCAAGAGCTCGAGATTGAAGCTAAAATACAAG GAAAATCAAGTTCTGAGATTGAGATACCACAAACATCTTGTGAGAATGAACGTATCTATTG TGACCATTGTGCTACTTCATTTACTGATCTTTATCGAAGCTGCCCCGAGTGTTCCTTTGAAATCTGCCTTAACTGTTGCAAAGAAATACGCAATGGAAGTATATCACCGCGGTGTAATATGAAGTTTCAATATGTGAATAAGGGGTGTGATTATATGCATGGTGGTGATCCATTACCAGTGTCTAGTGATTTTGGGACTTTAAGAGGTCATTCTAAGATATTTAGCAAATGGGAGGCCAACAGTGATGGAGGTATTAGATGTGCACCAAAAGAAATGGGGGGTTGTGGTGGTCATGTGATGGAGCTGAGGCGCATTTTTTTAAACGGGTGGATATCAGACTTGGAAGCCAAAGCTCGTAACATGGTAAAAGGTTTTTCTAAAACTGAACAAACAGTTCTTCAGAAAGAAGCAATATCAAGTTGCAATTCTAAGATAAGAGCAGCTTTTAGAGATGGCACAAGTGATAATAACTTATACTGTCCATTGTCAAGTGACCTCATAAATGAAGGGTTGCTTCTCTTCCAAAAACATTGGACTCAAGGAGAACCAATCATAGTTCGTGATGTTCTTAAGCAGGGTACAGGTCTTAGTTGGGAGCCAATGGTCACATTAAGAGCCCTATGTGAAAACGGGGTTCCAGGAATCAGCTCAAATACTACTGAATTAAAGGCCATTGATTGCCTTTCTTGTTGTGAG GTAGAAATCAATACTCGTACATTCTTCAAGGGTTATACACAAGGAAGAGCATATGCAAATCTCTGGCCAGAGATGCTGAAGTTAAAAGACTGGCCTCCCTCTGACAAGTTTGATGATCTTTTGCCTCGCCATTGTGACGAGTTTATCCGCTGTTTGCCATTTCAAGAGTATTGTGATCCTCAAAATGGGATCCTCAACCTTGCTGTAAAGTTGCCATCCCATGTTCTAAAGCCAGACCTTGGTCCAAAAACATACATTGCTTATGGGATTAAAGAGGAACTTGGCAGAGGAGATTCAGTAACAAAACTTCACTGTGATATGTCTGATGCT GTGAATATTTTGATCCACACGACTGAGGTAACATTGAGTGATGAACAACATTCTGCTATTCCAAAACTGAAAAAAGCACACATTGCCCAAGATGAGAAAGAGGGACGTGCTCGAGGAAGGGTCGATGAATTCCTGAATGAAGGACTTTGCAAAGACAACAGAGAAGAATATAAGAGTTCTGTTTCTAAAGAAACAGGTGGTGCTCTTTGGGACATCTTTCGGAGAGAGGATACTGAAAAGTTAGAAGCATATCTAAGAAAGCACTCTAAAGAATTTAGGCATACTTATTGCTCTCCAGTTGAAGag GTTGTCCATCCAATTCATGACCAATGCTTTTACCTGACTTTGGAACACAAGAAGAATCTGAAGAAGGAGTTTG GTGTAGAACCTTGGACTTTTGAGCAACAACTTGGGGAGGCAGTATTTATTCCTGCGGGATGTGCACACCAAGTCAGGAATCTTAAG TCATGCACAAAAGTTGCTGTAGATTTTGTGTCCCCAGAAAATGTCCATATGTGCCTGCATTTAACTGAAGAGTTCCGTCGTCTTCCCAAGAATCACAAGGCCAGAGAAGATAAACTTGAG ATACAGAAAATGATAGTCTATGCTGTTGACAGTGCTGTCAAAGAATTAGAAACTTTACGTTCTTGA
- the LOC114188986 gene encoding probable F-box protein At4g22030, whose amino-acid sequence MASLQISSMHLSSFSFKRKHVTVSKFRPMPLLVPKISARNSFQTNGSIDTNPFEENVKPKTLYDESIRNLDTPNNKNKTTTTTTKFLAILEFVTDRIEMHHNVGEQRDNWNILLLNSITMITLSATTMSGLAATCPGSGAPLLALKLSSTLLFCAATGLQLVMNKIQPSQLAEEQRNATRLFKCLQTKMEGTVALGSPSEEDVNDVIERVLALDRAYPLPLLGAMIEKFPEKFEPVVWWPRPNKISQSHKGKREKMEEELMNGWSEELEMELREVVEVVKRKDFEDYERLGNMVLKMSKSLAMLGPLLMSIATIGSVFVENIGWWSWTYLVTLLAGSLGAIVNSFEHGGQVGMVFEMYRFCGGFLRLLEESVEATLEEKDMEKRENGEVFENKVAMQLGRSGFQLRELASKSASCRREGIAIDEFASKLF is encoded by the coding sequence ATGGCCTCCTTACAAATCTCATCTATgcatctttcttctttttccttcaaGAGAAAACATGTTACTGTGTCGAAGTTCAGACCAATGCCTCTGTTAGTTCCAAAGATATCAGCCAGAAATTCATTCCAAACCAACGGTTCAATTGACACAAACCCATTTGAAGAGAATGTCAAACCAAAAACATTGTACGATGAAAGTATACGTAATCTTGATACTCCCAACAACAAGAATaagaccaccaccaccaccactaaaTTCCTTGCAATTTTAGAGTTTGTAACCGACAGGATAGAAATGCACCACAACGTTGGGGAGCAACGAGACAATTGGAACATCCTTCTTTTGAACTCTATCACCATGATTACTCTCTCAGCCACAACCATGTCTGGTCTTGCAGCCACGTGTCCAGGTTCAGGTGCACCGTTACTGGCTCTTAAACTATCTTCCACGCTCTTGTTTTGTGCTGCCACGGGGTTACAACTCGTGATGAACAAGATCCAACCCTCACAGCTGGCCGAGGAACAACGAAACGCGACGAGACTGTTTAAGTGCCTGCAGACAAAAATGGAAGGCACTGTTGCTCTTGGAAGTCCTTCAGAGGAAGATGTGAACGATGTGATAGAGAGGGTTTTGGCTCTTGATAGAGCTTACCCACTTCCCCTTCTGGGAGCTATGATCGAGAAATTCCCTGAAAAGTTTGAGCCTGTTGTGTGGTGGCCTAGGCCTAATAAGATTTCACAAAGCCACAaaggaaagagagagaagatgGAAGAAGAGTTAATGAATGGATGGAGCGAAGAACTAGAAATGGAACTGAGGGAGGTTGTTGAAGTGGTGAAGAGAAAAGATTTTGAGGACTATGAGAGGTTAGGAAACATGGTGTTGAAGATGAGCAAGAGTTTGGCCATGTTAGGGCCTTTGCTCATGAGCATTGCAACAATTGGGTCAGTGTTTGTGGAGAATATAGGGTGGTGGTCTTGGACATATTTGGTGACCCTTTTGGCGGGGTCTCTGGGTGCTATAGTTAACTCCTTTGAGCATGGAGGGCAAGTGGGAATGGTGTTTGAAATGTACAGATTCTGTGGAGGGTTTTTGCGTTTGTTGGAAGAAAGTGTTGAGGCAACACTCGAAGAGAAAGATatggagaaaagagaaaatggtGAAGTGTTTGAGAACAAGGTGGCTATGCAATTGGGAAGAAGCGGGTTTCAGCTGAGAGAGCTTGCATCTAAGTCTGCTTCGTGTCGTAGGGAAGGAATTGCCATAGATGAATTTGCTAGCAAGCTCTTCTAG
- the LOC114186981 gene encoding chitin elicitor receptor kinase 1-like isoform X1, with protein sequence MTTHSTTKPKPHHLFLLLIQLLISTGVKGGCDSGCDLALASYYIAEGRNLTFISNLFGKPTSEILKYNPSVKDPNVIESQTRINVPFSCECLNGEFWGHTFLYRIQHGDTYKVIANTSFSNLTTEDWVSRVNSYPSTQIPDNVNVNVTINCSCGNRHVSKHYGLFLTYPLRLGDDLQGVAAESGVPAELLVRYNPTSDFSSGNGLVFVPAKDENGNFPPMKLRSVGISGGAIAGIAVAGASVVLVLALVLYVGLHRRRKVAEVSLLTLPGASEDQCSPLYHGLGNSLDKASESSVVASPRMTGITVDKSVEFSYGELDKATDGFSVANIIGQGGFGSVYYAQLRNEKAAIKKMDMQASNEFLAELKVLTHVHHLNLVRLIGYCVEGSLFLVYEYIENGNLSQHLRGSGRDSLTWGARVQIALDAARGLEYIHEHTVPVYIHRDIKSANILIDKNFRAKVADFGLTKLTEYGSSSLHTRLVGTFGYMPPEYAQYGDVSSKVDVYAFGVVLYELISGKEAIVKTNDPEGESKGLVALFEEVLGLSDPKEDLRQLVDPRLGDNYPLDSVFKVSQLAKACTHENPQLRPSMRSIVVALMTLSSATEDWDVGSFYENQALVHLMSGR encoded by the exons ATGACCACACATTCGACAACAAAACCAAAGCCACACCATCTTTTCCTTCTCTTAATTCAGTTGTTAATTTCCACTGGAGTGAAAGGTGGCTGTGATTCTGGTTGCGACCTTGCTCTAGCTTCCTACTACATAGCGGAGGGCCGGAACCTCACATTCATTAGCAATCTTTTCGGAAAGCCCACATCGGAGATTCTCAAGTACAACCCAAGCGTGAAAGACCCCAACGTCATTGAAAGCCAAACGCGGATCAACGTGCCGTTCTCGTGTGAGTGCTTAAACGGGGAGTTTTGGGGGCACACTTTCTTGTACCGGATCCAACACGGCGACACCTACAAGGTTATTGCGAATACCAGTTTCTCCAACCTCACCACCGAGGATTGGGTGAGTAGGGTCAACAGTTACCCGTCCACTCAGATTCCCGACAACGTTAACGTCAACGTTACCATCAACTGCTCCTGCGGAAACCGACACGTGTCCAAGCATTATGGGCTGTTTCTGACTTACCCGCTTCGGCTGGGTGATGACTTGCAAGGGGTTGCGGCGGAATCCGGTGTGCCGGCGGAGCTGCTGGTACGCTACAACCCCACCTCCGATTTCAGTTCTGGGAATGGACTTGTCTTCGTGCCGGCTAAAG ATGAAAATGGAAACTTTCCACCTATGAAGCTGAG ATCAG TAGGAATATCTGGTGGAGCCATTGCTGGCATAGCCGTTGCAGGAGCTTCTGTGGTCTTAGTTTTGGCACTTGTTCTATATGTTGGACTAcacagaagaagaaaagtgGCTGAGGTATCCCTTCTCACACTCCCAGGAGCATCTGAAGATCAGTGTAGTCCACTCTATCATG GTTTGGGAAACAGCTTGGACAAGGCATCGGAATCTTCGGTTGTTGCTTCTCCAAGGATGACAGGGATTACAGTGGACAAGTCAGTGGAGTTCTCATATGGGGAGCTAGACAAGGCCACTGATGGCTTTAGTGTGGCTAATATAATTGGTCAAGGAGGCTTTGGATCTGTTTACTATGCTCAGCTTCGGAATGAG AAAGCTGCAATTAAAAAGATGGATATGCAAGCATCAAATGAATTCCTAGCAGAACTCAAGGTTCTAACTCATGTCCATCACTTGAACCTG GTGCGGTTAATAGGATATTGTGTTGAGGGCTCCTTGTTTCTGGTTTATGAGTATATTGAGAACGGCAATTTAAGCCAACATTTGCGAGGCTCAG GGAGGGATTCGTTAACATGGGGAGCTAGAGTGCAAATTGCTCTTGATGCAGCAAGAGGATTGGAATACATCCATGAGCATACAGTTCCTGTCTACATCCATAGAGATATTAAATCAGCAAACATCTTGATAGACAAAAACTTTCGTGCAAAG GTTGCAGATTTTGGTCTCACAAAATTGACTGAGTATGGTAGTTCTTCATTACACACGCGTCTTGTGGGTACCTTTGGTTATATGCCTCCAGA ATATGCACAATATGGTGATGTTTCCTCGAAAGTAGATGTATATGCTTTTGGAGTTGTTCTGTATGAACTCATATCAGGCAAGGAAGCTATTGTCAAGACAAACGATCCTGAGGGTGAATCAAAAGGACTAGTCGCCTTG TTTGAAGAAGTTCTTGGTCTGTCAGATCCAAAAGAAGATCTTCGTCAACTTGTTGACCCTAGACTTGGTGACAACTACCCTCTTGACTCTGTATTCAAG GTGTCTCAGCTTGCGAAAGCATGTACACATGAAAACCCTCAACTTAGGCCAAGCATGAGATCAATTGTTGTTGCGTTAATGACACTTTCGTCTGCAACTGAGGATTGGGATGTTGGTTCCTTCTATGAAAACCAAGCTTTAGTGCACCTTATGTCTGGAAGGTAG